One genomic region from Planktothrix serta PCC 8927 encodes:
- the ylqF gene encoding ribosome biogenesis GTPase YlqF — protein sequence MSIQWYPGHIAKAERTLMEQLKRVDVIMEVRDARIPLATHHPQVPQWVGSKTKVLVINRMDMIPSYIRKQWEEWFQQQGETAYFTNSQLGNGVEAVAKAAQLAGVQINEKRASRGMLPRPVRAVVIGFPNVGKSALINRLLNRRIVDSARRAGVTRQLRWVRISETLELLDAPGVIPTQIKKQEDALKLAICEDIGEAAYENQQVAVALIEFLQDLNLQHLLASRYQLEFKALSGDIYLQELAEHRHKGDTERTARQMLNDFRKGLLGNIALELPPNR from the coding sequence ATGTCTATCCAATGGTATCCCGGTCATATTGCTAAAGCAGAACGCACCCTCATGGAACAACTAAAGCGGGTGGATGTGATCATGGAGGTGCGAGATGCTCGTATTCCTCTGGCGACCCATCACCCTCAAGTTCCGCAGTGGGTGGGGAGTAAAACAAAAGTGCTGGTGATTAACCGCATGGATATGATTCCCTCTTATATTCGCAAACAGTGGGAAGAGTGGTTTCAGCAACAGGGCGAAACCGCTTATTTTACAAATTCTCAGTTGGGAAATGGAGTGGAGGCGGTGGCGAAGGCTGCCCAATTGGCAGGGGTACAAATCAATGAAAAACGCGCCTCACGCGGGATGTTACCCCGTCCAGTGCGGGCGGTGGTGATTGGGTTTCCGAATGTGGGAAAATCGGCATTAATTAATCGGTTATTAAATCGGCGAATTGTGGACAGTGCTAGACGGGCGGGGGTAACTCGTCAGTTAAGATGGGTGAGAATTTCTGAGACTCTGGAATTATTGGATGCGCCGGGGGTAATTCCGACTCAAATTAAGAAACAAGAGGATGCGTTAAAATTAGCTATTTGTGAGGATATTGGGGAAGCAGCCTATGAAAATCAACAAGTGGCTGTGGCGTTAATAGAGTTCTTGCAAGATTTGAATTTACAGCATTTGTTAGCGTCTCGTTATCAATTAGAATTTAAGGCTCTTAGTGGAGATATCTATTTACAGGAGTTAGCAGAACATAGACATAAAGGGGATACCGAACGTACTGCTCGTCAAATGTTAAATGATTTTCGCAAGGGGTTATTAGGCAATATTGCTTTGGAGTTACCACCTAATCGTTAG
- a CDS encoding sugar ABC transporter substrate-binding protein, translating into MRYRFLQLIVLVLIFLTGCSPKGSEKISESKGESIQGQILVWHSFEGQIKEMMQESFKDYMRIYPDVRIVSEYIPSEQLEKQFRVQANRGLGPDFLFTASGVIPGLIQDNLIPVIQDFDFSGYLPTAISHVRYQGKMYGIPTSVMTQTLCYNKKKVKSAPKTLTELLEQAKTGYSVGILSNFINTFWGVQAFGGKSFDAQGNFVFDQKIWTKWIEWLKTAQNEPNMIFTESIEELEQAFINNRLAYVFCDSSQFANYSQALGKDNLGVALLPGEGNNPAGPFLYSRVILFNRMSSPEQQKLSLQLAQFFTNREQIRKRLTILQGSFIPAHKNINVNSRLFPIEAILVQQAKTAIAIPLDQVKSARMWVKEGNSLYPQVLAGSITPEDATQKIVETVNQKLSQP; encoded by the coding sequence TTGCGTTACCGTTTTTTACAGTTAATTGTCTTAGTATTAATATTTCTGACAGGTTGTAGTCCCAAGGGTTCAGAGAAAATTTCTGAGTCGAAGGGAGAATCAATTCAGGGACAGATTTTAGTTTGGCATTCCTTTGAGGGTCAAATCAAGGAAATGATGCAAGAGTCCTTTAAGGATTATATGCGAATCTATCCTGACGTTAGGATTGTTAGTGAATATATTCCAAGTGAGCAATTAGAGAAACAATTCCGCGTCCAGGCAAATCGAGGTTTAGGGCCCGATTTTTTATTTACTGCTTCTGGGGTGATTCCGGGTTTAATTCAGGATAATTTGATTCCGGTGATTCAAGACTTTGACTTTTCTGGGTATCTTCCTACGGCGATTAGTCATGTTCGCTATCAAGGAAAAATGTATGGTATACCCACCTCGGTGATGACTCAAACTCTTTGCTATAACAAAAAGAAAGTTAAGTCGGCGCCTAAAACCTTAACGGAACTTCTAGAACAAGCAAAGACGGGTTACTCGGTGGGGATATTATCTAACTTTATAAACACTTTTTGGGGGGTGCAGGCTTTTGGGGGGAAATCCTTTGATGCTCAAGGTAATTTTGTTTTTGATCAAAAGATTTGGACAAAATGGATAGAGTGGCTAAAAACTGCCCAAAATGAACCTAATATGATTTTTACCGAGAGTATTGAGGAGTTAGAACAAGCGTTTATTAATAACCGATTAGCCTATGTTTTTTGTGATTCTTCCCAGTTCGCAAACTATAGCCAAGCTTTAGGGAAAGATAACTTGGGTGTCGCCCTATTACCAGGGGAAGGAAACAATCCCGCAGGGCCTTTTCTCTATTCTCGTGTGATTTTGTTTAATCGAATGTCGAGTCCTGAACAACAAAAGTTATCCCTACAATTAGCTCAATTTTTTACAAACCGAGAACAGATTCGCAAGCGGTTAACAATACTACAAGGCTCTTTTATTCCGGCTCATAAAAATATCAATGTTAATAGTCGTTTGTTCCCAATAGAAGCGATATTAGTCCAGCAAGCTAAAACCGCGATCGCAATTCCTTTAGACCAAGTTAAATCGGCTCGTATGTGGGTGAAAGAGGGCAATAGTTTATATCCTCAAGTGTTAGCAGGAAGTATTACTCCTGAAGATGCCACTCAGAAAATTGTTGAAACGGTTAATCAGAAATTGAGTCAACCCTAA
- a CDS encoding NAD(P)H-quinone oxidoreductase subunit 4 — MMADQFPWLTTIVLFPLLASVLIPVLPDQNGKQLRWYALGVGIADLLLMCYVFWKYYDPSSANFQLVEKFAWAPQLGLNWAVSVDGISLPLVLLAGLVTTLSIFAAWQVDQKPRLFYFLMLLLYSAQIGVFVAQDLLLLFIVWELELIPVYLLVSIWGGPKRRYAATKFLLYTAAASLFILVAALAMAFYGGGPLTFDMVELGLKDYPLTLELLMYAGLLIAFGLKLAVFPLHTWLPDAHGEASAPVSMILAGVLLKMGGYGLIRVNMEMLSDAHIYFAPILAILGVVNIVYGGLNSFGQSNMKRRLAYSSVSHMGFVLLGIASFTDIGVSGALLQMISHGLISAVLFFLAGVTYDRTHTLALDEMGYIGKAMPRVFTLFTAGAMASMALPGMSGFASEVLVFIGISTSDMYSSTFRVVIVALAAVGLILTPIYLLSMLRQLFYATGEAPACMLGDTGSQNSGEDEAVCFGTSCVLPTEATFSDARPREVFIAASFLVLIVGIGLYPKMVTKVYDVKTVALNSQMRDSYAQVAKANPDLYAKGFMAPRIAKPEVASVSGMLK; from the coding sequence ATGATGGCGGATCAATTTCCCTGGCTGACCACGATAGTCCTATTTCCACTCCTTGCTTCAGTGCTAATTCCTGTGCTGCCCGATCAAAATGGCAAACAGTTGCGCTGGTATGCCCTAGGTGTAGGCATCGCGGACTTATTATTAATGTGCTATGTCTTCTGGAAGTATTACGACCCCAGCAGTGCAAATTTCCAACTGGTGGAAAAGTTTGCTTGGGCGCCTCAGTTGGGTTTAAACTGGGCTGTTTCCGTAGACGGGATTTCCCTTCCCTTGGTACTTCTAGCGGGATTAGTCACAACTCTATCTATATTTGCAGCTTGGCAGGTTGATCAAAAACCGCGTCTGTTCTACTTCCTGATGTTGTTGCTATATTCGGCTCAAATCGGGGTGTTCGTTGCTCAAGACTTGCTGCTTCTATTTATTGTCTGGGAACTGGAATTAATTCCAGTGTATCTATTAGTTTCTATCTGGGGCGGGCCAAAACGTCGCTACGCCGCGACTAAATTTTTACTCTATACGGCCGCTGCTTCTTTATTTATCTTGGTGGCTGCCTTAGCAATGGCTTTCTATGGTGGTGGCCCCTTAACCTTCGATATGGTGGAACTGGGTCTGAAGGATTATCCCCTCACCCTAGAACTCTTGATGTATGCCGGGTTATTAATAGCCTTTGGCTTGAAACTGGCTGTTTTCCCCCTACACACTTGGCTCCCCGATGCTCACGGTGAAGCCTCGGCTCCAGTTTCGATGATTCTGGCTGGGGTGTTATTAAAAATGGGGGGATATGGTCTGATTCGGGTGAATATGGAAATGCTATCCGATGCCCATATCTACTTTGCACCGATTCTGGCAATTTTAGGGGTTGTCAATATTGTTTATGGGGGCTTAAACTCCTTTGGCCAATCGAATATGAAGCGCCGCCTCGCCTATTCCTCGGTGTCTCACATGGGATTTGTGTTACTGGGAATTGCTTCTTTTACCGATATTGGGGTGAGTGGAGCATTGTTACAAATGATCTCTCACGGTTTAATTTCGGCGGTGCTGTTCTTCCTGGCGGGTGTTACCTACGACCGCACCCATACTCTGGCTTTGGATGAAATGGGTTATATCGGTAAGGCGATGCCTAGAGTCTTCACTCTGTTTACCGCCGGAGCGATGGCATCTATGGCATTACCGGGGATGAGTGGCTTTGCTAGTGAAGTGTTGGTGTTTATTGGGATTAGCACCAGCGATATGTATAGCTCAACCTTCCGAGTGGTGATTGTGGCGCTGGCTGCTGTGGGATTAATTCTCACCCCGATTTATTTACTCTCCATGCTGCGTCAACTCTTTTATGCAACGGGTGAAGCTCCGGCTTGTATGTTGGGTGATACAGGTTCACAAAACTCCGGTGAGGATGAGGCGGTGTGTTTTGGAACCAGTTGCGTGTTACCTACAGAAGCCACCTTTAGTGATGCTAGACCCCGTGAGGTCTTCATTGCTGCGAGTTTCCTGGTATTGATTGTGGGGATTGGGTTATATCCTAAGATGGTGACGAAGGTTTATGATGTCAAAACCGTTGCCCTCAATAGTCAGATGCGGGATTCTTATGCTCAAGTTGCCAAAGCCAATCCTGATTTGTATGCGAAAGGGTTTATGGCTCCTCGAATTGCTAAACCGGAAGTGGCTTCGGTTTCTGGAATGTTGAAATAG
- a CDS encoding UbiX family flavin prenyltransferase, with protein sequence MTSSKRLIVGISGASGIIYAVRLLELLQETDVETHLVVSRAGEITRAHELEMDTKELHNLASVSYSINDVGAAISSGSFRTMGMVILPCSMKTLAEIATGVTSNLLTRAADVVLKERRRLVLMVRETPLHAIHLKNMLSVTECGGIIMPPVPAFYTMPESIDQMVTNTVCRVLDLFDIDVNQMKRWEGISNQ encoded by the coding sequence ATGACCAGTTCTAAACGTCTCATCGTTGGTATTAGTGGGGCGAGTGGTATTATTTATGCGGTGCGTTTGTTGGAACTGCTACAAGAAACGGATGTAGAAACCCATCTCGTCGTTTCCCGTGCGGGAGAAATCACCAGAGCCCATGAGTTAGAGATGGATACCAAAGAACTTCACAATCTGGCCAGCGTGAGCTATTCTATCAATGATGTGGGGGCGGCAATATCCAGTGGTTCGTTCCGCACGATGGGGATGGTGATCCTTCCTTGCTCCATGAAAACCTTAGCTGAAATTGCTACGGGTGTCACCAGTAACCTCCTAACTCGCGCGGCGGATGTGGTGCTCAAAGAACGTCGTCGGTTAGTGTTAATGGTGCGAGAAACGCCTCTCCATGCAATTCATCTCAAAAATATGTTATCCGTGACTGAATGTGGGGGAATTATTATGCCTCCGGTTCCTGCATTTTATACGATGCCAGAATCAATTGATCAGATGGTCACGAATACTGTTTGTCGCGTCCTTGACCTATTTGATATTGATGTAAACCAGATGAAACGTTGGGAGGGAATCAGTAATCAGTAA
- a CDS encoding phosphoglycerate kinase: MSKKTVADLSASDLEGKRVLVRVDFNVPLDKGSITDDTRIRAALPTIQDLTSKGAKVILTSHFGRPKGIDDSLRLTPVAARLSELLGKPVIKCDDCIGDEVAQAVSQMQNGDVTVLENVRFYPEEEKNDPEFAKKLASVADLYVNDAFGTAHRAHASTEGVTHYLPSVAGYLIEKELQFLQGAIEEPQRPLAAIVGGSKVSSKIGVIEALLDKCDKLLLGGGMIFTFYKARGLNVGKSLVEEDKLELARALEAKAKEKGVTFLLPTDVIVADNFAPNANAETVSINDIPDGWMGLDIGPDSIKVFQEALADCKTVIWNGPMGVFEFEKFAAGTKAIALTLADLTKTGTITIIGGGDSVAAVEQLNLGEQMSHISTGGGASLELLEGKVLPGIAALNDK, encoded by the coding sequence GTGTCCAAAAAAACTGTAGCAGATTTATCAGCATCCGACTTAGAAGGTAAACGGGTGTTAGTGCGGGTTGATTTTAATGTTCCTCTTGATAAGGGTTCAATTACCGATGATACACGGATTCGTGCGGCACTGCCGACGATCCAAGATTTAACCTCCAAAGGTGCTAAAGTTATTTTAACCAGCCACTTTGGTCGTCCTAAAGGGATAGACGACTCCCTGCGTTTAACCCCTGTGGCAGCCCGGTTATCGGAATTGTTAGGTAAACCTGTAATTAAATGTGACGATTGTATTGGGGATGAAGTCGCCCAAGCCGTTTCTCAAATGCAAAATGGGGATGTCACCGTATTAGAAAATGTCCGTTTCTATCCCGAAGAAGAAAAAAACGATCCTGAATTTGCTAAAAAATTAGCTTCTGTTGCCGATTTATATGTTAATGATGCTTTTGGAACTGCCCACCGTGCCCATGCTTCGACTGAAGGGGTAACGCATTATTTGCCTTCTGTGGCGGGTTATTTAATTGAAAAAGAACTCCAGTTTTTACAAGGTGCTATTGAAGAACCCCAACGCCCTTTAGCTGCCATTGTAGGCGGTTCTAAAGTGTCTTCTAAAATTGGTGTAATTGAAGCCCTTTTAGATAAATGCGATAAATTGCTGTTGGGCGGTGGAATGATTTTCACTTTCTATAAAGCTCGCGGTTTAAATGTGGGTAAATCTTTGGTGGAAGAAGATAAACTGGAATTAGCTCGTGCTTTAGAAGCAAAAGCCAAAGAGAAAGGCGTGACCTTCCTGTTACCGACCGATGTGATTGTTGCGGATAATTTTGCGCCCAATGCCAATGCTGAAACTGTTAGTATTAATGATATTCCTGATGGGTGGATGGGGTTAGATATTGGCCCGGATTCAATTAAAGTCTTCCAAGAAGCGTTAGCCGACTGTAAAACGGTGATTTGGAACGGCCCTATGGGGGTTTTTGAGTTTGAGAAATTCGCGGCTGGGACAAAAGCGATCGCTTTAACTTTAGCAGATTTAACCAAAACAGGCACGATTACCATTATCGGTGGGGGTGACTCCGTTGCGGCGGTTGAACAGTTGAATTTAGGCGAACAAATGAGCCATATTTCCACCGGAGGTGGCGCCAGTTTAGAACTGTTAGAAGGTAAAGTATTACCCGGAATTGCCGCGTTAAATGACAAGTAA
- a CDS encoding SpoIIE family protein phosphatase: MSISLPKFELIWIKIVRKSRHPIPIRTILIVPFLLQIFGAVGIVGWLSFYAGQKAVNQVVSQLQNEISARVEQNLEAYLAIPEKINQTNLNLIRSGILTFENLNPWEKYLWGQVQIYPDINFIKITNAAGQERTGEQLGDGSLRINVVDTFTNFDFYSYQTNNQGDRTEVATIVKDFDTRKGVWYQDAVKAGEATWSSVYLSLLEPTLLMSALLPVYNPQTQQVQGVLNTALRLDGIGDFLNRLKVGKSGQTFLIDSEGTLLATSTLEKPFQEINNERQLFPAINSQNSLTQATANYLSQTQGNLNNIKQGKDLEFTWKRERYFVKILPFNKGKTVNWLILVVVPESDFMEQINANTRTTIILCSLALLGATLIGLLTAQWIVKPILQLNVAAKQIAQGEWKQTLNLKRKDELGQLAKSFNRMAKQLKESFTILESKNQELQHLDQLKDEFLANTSHELRTPLNGIIGIAESLIDGATGELPPQTNSNLAMIAASGRRLSSLVNDLLDFSKLRYQNIELQLRPVDIRVIVDAVLILSQSLITQKNLHLINRIPVDFPLAEADENRLQQILYNLIGNAIKFTPEGIVEISARILSETEKSQIAITISDTGIGIAANKLDRIFESFEQAEGSTAREYGGTGLGLTITKQLVELHGGQVTVESELGVGSQFTFTLPLAENALKIPTENSIKNSLQPIQLNTLLAVSPGFSQPSINHSPETIKILIVDDEIVNRQVLFNNLSLHHYAVFQASNGEEALELIKNGLKVDVMLLDVMMPKITGYEVTQKLREQFDATELPIILLTAKTQVQDVVTGLNVGANDYMMKPFAKDELLARIRTHVNVSRLHAENLRLATELEVTRRLQQMILPKPEELAMISELEIVGFMEPAEEVGGDYYDVLETDGVVTLGIGDVTGHGLESGILMLMAQMGIRTLTEIRETDPIQFLSILNNTLYKNVERMNVDRNLTLAILNYYQGLLTVSGQHEEILIVRCDGEIERIDTIDLGIPIALDKNITEFINSTTVELKTGDGVVLYTDGITETFNLDKQQYGLDRLCDVISQNWQNPIEEIKQAVINDVITFRGEQKQFDDITLLILKQKA; encoded by the coding sequence ATGTCTATTTCCTTACCTAAATTTGAGTTAATCTGGATTAAGATTGTTCGGAAAAGTCGCCATCCAATTCCGATCCGAACTATTTTAATTGTACCCTTTTTACTGCAAATTTTTGGGGCTGTTGGCATTGTGGGATGGCTATCTTTTTATGCTGGACAGAAAGCCGTTAATCAAGTTGTGAGTCAGTTACAAAATGAAATTAGTGCTAGAGTTGAACAAAATTTAGAAGCCTATTTAGCCATTCCTGAAAAGATTAATCAAACGAACTTAAATTTAATTCGCTCAGGAATTTTAACCTTTGAAAATTTAAACCCTTGGGAAAAATATCTCTGGGGACAAGTTCAAATTTATCCTGATATTAATTTTATTAAAATTACCAATGCTGCGGGTCAGGAACGCACAGGAGAACAGTTAGGTGATGGGTCTTTAAGAATTAATGTTGTTGATACATTTACTAATTTTGATTTCTATTCTTATCAAACCAATAATCAAGGCGATCGCACAGAAGTTGCAACAATTGTTAAAGATTTTGACACTCGCAAAGGAGTTTGGTATCAAGATGCCGTTAAAGCGGGAGAAGCGACTTGGAGTTCGGTTTATTTATCCCTATTAGAACCGACGTTATTAATGAGTGCTTTGCTTCCCGTTTATAATCCTCAAACCCAACAAGTTCAAGGAGTTCTCAATACCGCTTTACGGTTAGATGGAATTGGAGATTTTTTAAATCGATTAAAGGTAGGAAAATCAGGACAAACCTTTTTAATCGATAGTGAGGGAACTTTATTAGCAACATCAACCTTAGAAAAACCTTTTCAAGAAATTAATAACGAAAGACAGTTATTTCCCGCTATTAATAGTCAAAATTCCTTAACCCAAGCCACAGCAAACTATTTAAGTCAAACTCAAGGGAATCTGAACAATATTAAACAAGGAAAAGATCTCGAATTTACTTGGAAGCGTGAACGCTATTTTGTTAAAATATTACCCTTCAATAAAGGAAAAACCGTTAATTGGTTAATTCTTGTAGTTGTTCCTGAATCGGATTTTATGGAACAAATTAATGCTAATACTCGTACCACAATTATTTTATGTAGTTTAGCCTTATTAGGAGCCACATTAATAGGATTATTAACCGCACAATGGATTGTCAAACCAATTTTACAGTTAAATGTTGCAGCGAAACAAATTGCTCAAGGAGAATGGAAACAAACCCTTAATCTCAAACGAAAAGATGAATTAGGTCAATTAGCGAAATCCTTTAATCGCATGGCAAAACAGTTAAAAGAATCCTTTACAATTTTAGAATCTAAAAATCAAGAACTGCAACATTTAGATCAATTAAAAGATGAATTTCTAGCGAATACCTCCCATGAACTCCGAACACCTTTGAATGGAATTATTGGAATTGCTGAATCTTTAATCGATGGCGCAACGGGAGAATTACCCCCCCAAACTAACAGCAATTTAGCCATGATTGCTGCGAGTGGTCGCCGTTTATCTAGTTTAGTCAATGACCTTTTAGACTTCTCTAAACTGCGTTACCAAAATATAGAACTGCAACTGCGACCTGTTGATATTCGTGTCATTGTTGATGCAGTTTTAATCCTGAGTCAATCTCTAATTACTCAAAAGAATTTACATCTCATTAATCGAATTCCCGTTGATTTTCCCCTAGCAGAAGCCGACGAAAATCGCTTACAACAAATTCTCTATAATTTAATTGGAAATGCCATAAAATTTACCCCCGAAGGAATTGTAGAAATTTCAGCCCGAATTTTGTCTGAAACAGAAAAATCTCAAATAGCAATTACTATTTCTGACACTGGAATAGGCATTGCTGCTAATAAATTAGATCGAATTTTTGAATCCTTTGAACAAGCGGAAGGTTCTACCGCTAGAGAATATGGTGGTACGGGATTAGGATTAACCATTACTAAACAATTAGTTGAATTACATGGGGGACAAGTAACCGTTGAATCGGAATTAGGTGTGGGTTCTCAATTTACCTTTACCCTTCCCCTTGCTGAAAATGCCCTTAAAATTCCTACGGAAAACTCGATTAAAAATTCTCTACAACCCATACAACTTAATACATTATTAGCCGTTAGTCCTGGTTTTTCTCAACCGTCAATTAACCATTCTCCAGAAACCATTAAAATTTTAATTGTGGATGATGAAATTGTGAATCGTCAGGTTTTATTCAATAATCTTTCCTTACATCATTATGCAGTTTTTCAAGCCAGCAATGGCGAAGAAGCCTTAGAATTAATTAAAAACGGACTGAAAGTTGATGTGATGTTATTAGATGTGATGATGCCTAAAATTACCGGGTATGAAGTCACTCAAAAACTCCGAGAACAGTTCGATGCTACTGAATTACCGATTATTTTATTAACGGCTAAAACTCAAGTGCAAGATGTCGTAACAGGGTTAAATGTGGGTGCAAATGATTATATGATGAAACCCTTTGCGAAGGATGAACTTTTAGCCAGAATTCGTACCCATGTTAATGTTAGTCGTCTCCACGCTGAAAATTTACGGTTAGCAACAGAATTAGAAGTAACTCGTCGTTTACAACAAATGATTTTACCCAAACCTGAAGAACTTGCTATGATTTCTGAATTAGAAATTGTAGGATTTATGGAACCTGCGGAGGAAGTTGGGGGAGATTATTATGATGTTTTAGAAACTGATGGTGTTGTGACGTTGGGAATCGGAGATGTCACCGGACATGGGTTAGAAAGTGGAATTTTAATGTTAATGGCTCAAATGGGAATTCGCACACTCACAGAAATTCGAGAAACTGACCCTATCCAATTTTTAAGTATTCTTAATAATACGCTTTATAAAAATGTTGAACGGATGAATGTTGATAGAAATTTAACTTTAGCGATTTTAAATTATTATCAAGGTTTATTAACCGTTAGTGGACAACATGAAGAAATTTTGATTGTTCGTTGTGATGGGGAAATTGAACGAATTGATACCATTGATTTAGGAATTCCAATTGCGTTAGATAAAAATATTACGGAGTTTATTAATTCCACAACGGTTGAGTTAAAAACCGGAGATGGAGTGGTTTTATATACCGATGGAATTACGGAAACATTTAATCTTGATAAACAACAGTATGGACTGGATAGACTTTGTGATGTGATTTCTCAAAATTGGCAAAACCCGATAGAAGAAATTAAACAAGCCGTGATTAATGATGTGATCACGTTTCGGGGTGAACAAAAA
- a CDS encoding universal stress protein, with amino-acid sequence MFKTILFAVDQSREAHEAALIVTNLVKTYHSSLYVLAVVEPDAEVPEPQPHSEQMTSPEAVANLLEEAKALFSKDDIEAQTLEREGKPAFTICDVADEINADLIVMGSRGAGLTEEGAADSVTNRVINLSPCPVLIVP; translated from the coding sequence ATGTTTAAAACCATTTTATTTGCTGTTGACCAAAGCCGTGAAGCCCACGAAGCGGCCTTAATTGTGACAAATCTTGTCAAAACCTATCACTCTAGTCTGTATGTTCTGGCGGTTGTGGAACCCGATGCAGAGGTTCCAGAGCCTCAACCCCATTCTGAACAAATGACGTCCCCGGAAGCGGTGGCGAACTTACTAGAAGAGGCTAAAGCCCTGTTTTCTAAGGATGATATTGAGGCCCAAACCCTAGAACGAGAGGGAAAACCCGCGTTTACGATTTGTGATGTTGCCGATGAAATCAATGCCGATTTAATCGTCATGGGTAGTCGAGGGGCGGGTCTTACTGAAGAAGGTGCCGCCGATAGTGTCACCAACCGCGTGATTAATTTATCTCCCTGTCCTGTTCTGATTGTTCCTTAA
- a CDS encoding mechanosensitive ion channel family protein: MSNQPNLTFIVDQITKLLIFLDRFPVQIQLGVILISILLSHGLSYGVRKKIKQQFKQFTITLNKALEEETILAPYWCGLCLIPELIGRGFNLILLTLVQNLLTTQGWITGLLSIAIQLLWVYLFYRVFVIGLCLFVPLHRVKEYKFYFFRPIFILYVLREILSLFVDINQLMQVEVINLFNSPITLGGIFISTVGLYFWIVAVSIFQYVILQVIVDKTELDSGAFQASLILIRYFLIGLGIVIVIGYIGFNPTAFAAITGGLSVGLGFGLKEIFSDLISGIFLLFEGSLRPGDIIEIGGELSEVKKVSIRATTVQVMTDNSEKIIPNQIFFTQELKTMTGSDRRVRRCLIVGTSYDCNPQQVIEILLKIIYEHPEVLNDPAPLVNLINFGESSLDFEIAVWLATPIGGKRIMSEISCEIWKTFAENNIEIPYPQRDLHIRSDIRKEVS, from the coding sequence ATGTCTAATCAACCCAATTTAACATTTATTGTTGATCAAATTACTAAATTATTGATTTTTTTGGATCGGTTTCCAGTCCAAATTCAACTGGGGGTGATTTTGATCTCAATTTTATTGAGTCATGGCTTATCCTATGGGGTAAGAAAAAAAATTAAACAGCAATTTAAACAATTTACAATTACTCTGAATAAAGCTCTGGAAGAAGAAACAATATTAGCTCCTTATTGGTGTGGATTATGCTTGATTCCAGAGCTAATTGGCAGGGGATTTAACTTAATTTTATTAACTTTAGTTCAGAATTTATTAACGACTCAAGGATGGATAACAGGACTCCTGAGTATCGCCATCCAGCTTTTATGGGTTTATCTATTCTATCGAGTTTTTGTAATTGGATTATGTCTATTTGTTCCGCTTCATCGGGTTAAAGAGTACAAATTCTATTTTTTTAGACCAATATTTATTTTATATGTTTTGAGAGAAATTTTAAGTTTATTTGTAGATATCAATCAACTAATGCAAGTCGAGGTGATCAATTTATTTAACAGCCCCATCACCCTAGGAGGGATTTTTATCAGTACAGTGGGGTTATATTTTTGGATAGTGGCTGTGAGTATTTTCCAATATGTGATTTTGCAAGTTATTGTTGATAAAACCGAACTAGATTCCGGTGCATTTCAAGCTTCTTTGATTTTAATTCGTTATTTTTTAATCGGTTTAGGGATAGTGATTGTGATTGGATATATTGGGTTTAATCCCACAGCTTTTGCAGCAATTACAGGAGGATTATCCGTTGGTCTTGGCTTTGGTTTAAAAGAGATTTTTAGTGATTTAATTAGTGGAATATTTCTCTTGTTTGAGGGTTCTTTAAGACCGGGAGATATTATTGAAATTGGCGGAGAATTGAGTGAAGTTAAAAAAGTAAGTATTCGAGCCACAACAGTCCAAGTGATGACAGATAATTCTGAAAAAATTATTCCGAATCAAATCTTTTTTACCCAAGAACTTAAAACGATGACAGGGAGTGATCGTCGGGTGCGTCGCTGCTTAATAGTGGGAACAAGTTATGATTGTAATCCTCAACAAGTAATCGAGATTTTATTAAAAATTATTTATGAACATCCTGAAGTTTTAAATGATCCTGCTCCTTTAGTCAATTTGATCAATTTTGGAGAATCTAGTTTAGATTTTGAGATTGCTGTTTGGTTAGCAACTCCTATCGGAGGTAAACGAATTATGAGTGAAATTTCTTGTGAAATTTGGAAAACTTTTGCGGAGAACAATATTGAAATTCCCTATCCTCAACGGGATTTACATATTCGCAGTGATATCAGAAAGGAAGTTTCTTGA